The Saccharomonospora cyanea NA-134 genome includes a region encoding these proteins:
- a CDS encoding helix-turn-helix domain-containing protein, producing MSEATGPEQVGSDPVVHPLVAAVLPLVERVNGRVVAVEEMSPSDVPLRWEGRTVAGVRLPGADTGAGLNALLDDVATELGGPLADLPRAEKQRAVRLLEERGAFHYRKSAETVAEALGVTRFTVYNYLNRFRS from the coding sequence GTGTCTGAGGCGACCGGTCCCGAACAGGTCGGCTCCGATCCCGTGGTCCATCCACTCGTCGCCGCCGTGCTTCCGCTGGTGGAGCGCGTGAACGGCCGCGTCGTCGCCGTGGAGGAGATGTCGCCGTCGGATGTACCGCTGCGGTGGGAGGGCCGCACCGTCGCCGGTGTCCGGCTGCCGGGCGCCGACACCGGTGCGGGCCTGAACGCGCTGCTGGACGACGTGGCCACCGAACTGGGCGGGCCGCTGGCGGACCTGCCGCGGGCGGAGAAGCAGCGCGCCGTGCGGCTGCTGGAGGAACGCGGCGCGTTCCACTACCGCAAGTCCGCCGAAACCGTGGCCGAAGCGCTGGGCGTCACCCGGTTCACCGTGTACAACTACCTGAACCGCTTTCGAAGCTGA
- the pucL gene encoding factor-independent urate hydroxylase — MAIVLGPNQYGKAQNHLVRVYRGTSRHEIRDLTVSSALRGDFSAAHIDGDQQDVLPTDTQKNTVFSFAKEKGVGAIEDFALTLADHFVAQTPAADGARIEIDEMPWQRIDVDGRDHDHSFVQGGLGTRTTVVNVDGRGPDRTAHVVSGIKDLTLLKSTGSEFRGFLKDRYTTLEETDDRILATSLVARWRYEGTDVGWDETFESIRSLLLEQFAEIHSRALQQTLYGMGHAVLEKHPEVAEIKFSAPNKHHFLVDLSPFGVDNPGEVFYAADRPYGLIEASVVRDDASERGSAWHAVPAWV; from the coding sequence ATGGCCATCGTCTTGGGCCCCAACCAGTACGGAAAAGCGCAGAACCACCTCGTGCGCGTGTACCGGGGCACGTCCCGGCACGAGATTCGGGACCTGACCGTGTCGAGCGCCCTGCGCGGTGACTTCTCCGCCGCGCACATCGACGGTGACCAGCAGGACGTTCTGCCCACGGACACCCAGAAGAACACCGTCTTCTCCTTCGCCAAGGAGAAGGGTGTGGGGGCGATCGAGGACTTCGCGCTCACCCTGGCCGACCACTTCGTCGCGCAGACCCCCGCCGCCGACGGGGCCCGCATCGAGATCGACGAGATGCCCTGGCAGCGCATCGACGTGGACGGCAGGGATCACGACCATTCCTTCGTGCAGGGCGGCCTCGGCACCCGCACCACTGTGGTCAACGTGGACGGACGGGGCCCGGACCGCACCGCCCACGTCGTGTCCGGGATCAAGGACCTGACACTGTTGAAGTCGACGGGTTCGGAGTTCCGCGGTTTCCTCAAGGACCGGTACACCACACTGGAGGAGACCGACGACCGGATCCTGGCGACCTCCCTGGTGGCGCGGTGGCGCTACGAGGGCACCGACGTGGGCTGGGACGAGACGTTCGAGTCGATCCGGAGCCTGCTGCTGGAACAGTTCGCCGAGATCCACTCCCGGGCCCTGCAGCAGACCCTCTACGGCATGGGGCACGCGGTGCTGGAGAAGCACCCCGAGGTCGCCGAGATCAAGTTCTCCGCGCCGAACAAGCACCATTTCCTGGTCGACCTCTCGCCGTTCGGTGTCGACAACCCCGGCGAGGTGTTCTACGCGGCCGACCGTCCGTACGGGCTCATCGAAGCCAGCGTCGTGCGTGACGACGCGTCCGAGCGCGGATCCGCCT
- the uraD gene encoding 2-oxo-4-hydroxy-4-carboxy-5-ureidoimidazoline decarboxylase, with product MTLEEFNAATGERLMAALLACCDAPRWAETVSAGRPYPDADALVAAADKAAASLEAHEIDRALAAHPRIGERAEGSNVESAWSRQEQSTVRRDHATQQALVEGNRAYEEKFGRVFLICATGLSAERILAALRTRLGNDPEREAEVVADELRKIAALRVRKLVTAA from the coding sequence GTGACTCTGGAGGAATTCAACGCCGCGACGGGTGAGCGCCTCATGGCCGCGTTGCTCGCGTGCTGCGACGCACCGAGGTGGGCCGAAACGGTCAGCGCCGGCCGCCCGTATCCCGACGCCGACGCACTCGTCGCCGCCGCCGACAAGGCGGCGGCGTCACTCGAAGCACACGAGATCGATCGGGCCCTGGCCGCCCACCCCCGGATCGGGGAACGCGCCGAGGGCTCGAACGTCGAATCGGCATGGTCGCGGCAGGAACAGTCCACGGTGCGACGCGACCACGCCACCCAGCAGGCGCTGGTGGAGGGCAACCGGGCCTACGAGGAGAAGTTCGGCCGGGTCTTCCTCATCTGCGCCACCGGGCTGTCCGCGGAGCGGATCCTCGCGGCGCTGCGCACCCGGTTGGGCAACGATCCCGAGCGCGAGGCCGAGGTCGTCGCCGACGAGCTGCGCAAGATCGCGGCCCTGCGCGTGCGGAAGTTGGTGACGGCGGCATGA
- the uraH gene encoding hydroxyisourate hydrolase, translating into MSAITTHVLDTALGRPATGVPVRLERLVVETDGTPRSDLLAVGTTNSDGRVPELGPDRVEAGTYQLVFDTETYFAATGQIGFFPRVRITFLVADPGQHHHVPVLLSPFAYSTYRGS; encoded by the coding sequence ATGAGCGCCATCACCACGCACGTACTCGACACGGCGCTCGGCAGGCCCGCGACGGGCGTGCCCGTACGCCTGGAGCGGCTCGTCGTCGAGACCGACGGCACACCGCGGTCCGACCTGCTCGCCGTCGGTACCACCAACAGCGACGGGCGCGTTCCCGAGCTCGGCCCCGACCGGGTCGAGGCGGGGACCTACCAGCTCGTGTTCGACACGGAGACGTACTTCGCCGCCACCGGGCAGATCGGGTTCTTCCCCCGGGTCCGCATCACCTTCCTGGTGGCCGACCCCGGGCAGCACCACCACGTCCCGGTGCTGCTGAGTCCCTTCGCCTACTCCACCTACCGAGGGAGCTGA
- a CDS encoding thiamine-binding protein, with product MRLNAEFTTEPFVGEGEPPAHARAALRAAEDAGLTVDFGPLGTGVSGEDDRLLPALERIVSAALASGATRVTFQVEKADEGPGSAMGGRFGV from the coding sequence ATGCGGCTGAACGCGGAATTCACCACGGAACCGTTCGTCGGTGAGGGGGAGCCGCCTGCTCATGCGCGAGCGGCTCTCCGCGCCGCCGAGGACGCCGGGCTCACCGTGGACTTCGGACCGCTCGGCACCGGTGTGTCCGGTGAGGACGATCGTCTGCTGCCGGCTCTGGAACGCATCGTGTCGGCCGCGCTGGCGAGCGGGGCGACGCGCGTGACGTTCCAGGTCGAGAAGGCCGACGAGGGACCGGGGTCCGCGATGGGAGGGCGTTTCGGTGTCTGA